From Marinilabiliales bacterium, a single genomic window includes:
- the purE gene encoding 5-(carboxyamino)imidazole ribonucleotide mutase, translating to MEAKVSIIMGSTSDMPIMEEAAKILNEFKIPFEINALSAHRTPEKVMEFASKAYDRGIRVFIAGAGGAAHLPGVIAALTAVPVIGVPINSSNSLDGWDSILSILQMPAGIPVATVAIDGARNAGILAAQILGTGDPEIHETVKGFKASLKEKILKANKDLSEIKFEYKTN from the coding sequence ATGGAAGCAAAGGTTAGCATTATCATGGGCAGCACTTCAGACATGCCTATAATGGAAGAGGCAGCAAAGATCCTGAACGAATTCAAAATTCCTTTTGAGATCAACGCCCTTTCGGCCCACCGTACACCCGAAAAGGTGATGGAGTTTGCATCGAAGGCGTATGACAGGGGGATACGCGTCTTCATTGCGGGAGCGGGCGGTGCGGCCCACCTGCCTGGCGTTATTGCCGCACTGACTGCCGTGCCTGTTATTGGCGTACCCATTAACTCATCCAATTCACTCGACGGATGGGATTCGATCCTCTCCATCCTGCAGATGCCGGCCGGTATACCGGTTGCGACCGTTGCCATTGACGGAGCAAGGAACGCCGGTATCCTGGCGGCCCAGATCCTGGGTACGGGCGACCCGGAGATCCATGAAACGGTAAAGGGGTTCAAGGCCTCACTGAAGGAGAAGATTCTCAAGGCAAACAAGGATCTGTCAGAAATTAAGTTCGAATACAAGACAAATTAA
- the hpt gene encoding hypoxanthine phosphoribosyltransferase, translating to MEKIRLHDKEFTIFLSPAKIQDAVSEMAAKINNDLAGKNPLFLGILNGSFMFTADLLKKIDIDCSVSFIKLASYCGDRTTGTVKELIGLDEDLDGRSVVILEDIVDTGTTLQSLVARLWKMKPLEVRIATLLLKPGAFSGGVHLDYVGLEIPNDFIVGYGLDYDQLGRNFEGIYKVLPDGDTGCNHGNSGD from the coding sequence ATGGAAAAAATAAGACTGCACGACAAGGAATTCACAATTTTTTTATCCCCTGCAAAGATACAGGATGCAGTGTCGGAAATGGCCGCAAAGATCAATAATGACCTTGCGGGGAAGAACCCCCTGTTCCTGGGCATACTGAACGGTTCGTTCATGTTCACGGCCGATCTGCTTAAAAAGATTGACATCGACTGCAGCGTCTCATTCATTAAGCTCGCATCTTACTGCGGCGACAGAACCACGGGTACAGTAAAGGAGCTGATCGGGCTGGATGAGGACCTGGACGGCAGGTCAGTGGTAATTCTTGAAGATATCGTCGATACGGGAACAACACTCCAGAGCCTGGTAGCCAGGCTCTGGAAAATGAAACCGCTCGAGGTGAGGATCGCCACCCTGCTTCTGAAGCCCGGTGCATTTTCAGGAGGCGTACATCTTGATTATGTGGGACTGGAAATCCCCAACGATTTTATTGTCGGATACGGACTTGATTATGATCAGCTCGGCAGAAATTTTGAAGGCATCTACAAGGTTTTGCCGGACGGCGACACAGGTTGCAATCACGGCAATTCCGGGGATTAA